DNA from Arthrobacter sp. PvP023:
CGGCTGACCCTGCAGCCGCCGTGGCGCTGCGATGCGCTGGAAGTGGTGGACTCGGCCGCCCGCCCTGGCGTTGATCCGCGACGCTTCGGCGGCGAGCTGCTGGAGGGCCTGTCCTTCGCAGACTCGCCAGTCTTTGATTCGTGGCTCGCGGACCAGCGCTACCGGCTCGACAACTGCGCCCAGTCCCTGCTGTACGAGGCCGCGCTGGCCGCTTTGGCTTCCGGCGCTCCCGCCGAGGCGGCGGAGCTGGCGACGCTGGCGTTGCACCGCGATCCGTTCCATGCGGACTGCAACGTCGTCCTGGTCAAGGCGCTTGTGGCTCTCGGCGAGCACCGCCGGGCCCGTGAGCATGTCACCAAGTGCGGGAACCTCTACCGCGAGGAGCTTGGCCTCCCGCTGCCTGCGGAGATCCGCCGGGCCCTGTCCAACGCTGCACCGGAGGCAGACCCGGGGATGCCGGCCACCGTGGCGACAGTGCGGTCCTATCTCGACGCCGGCGGAGCGTCACTCTCGGCGGGGGCCGTGGACCGGGGGCTGGATCAGCTGCGGCTCGCGGTGGTCCTGGCCCAGCGCAACGGCGACGGCCATTTGATCGCCGAGTCCCTCGTGACGCTGTCCGGCGCGCTGATCCACCAGGCCGGCGGCCGCGGGGCGGAAGTGGCGGACTTCCTGCACCAGGCGCTGCAGGCGGAAGGGCCCGACGGCGCCTCCCGGACTGCCGCTGCCGCGTACCGCGAACTGGGGTACCTGTCCGTCCAGCGCGGTGTGCCGGACCGCGCGGCCGGGTGGCTGGACCGGGCGATGCGGGCCGCCGAGGGATTCCCGGACGAGCAGGCCAGGATCCTGGCGATCCAGGGGATGCTTGCCTCGGACACAGCACGGTATGACGATGCGGTGGCCTCGCTGACCGAGTCCGGAAGGCTGGCCAAGGCTATCGGGAACCGCAGGCAGCAGGCGTTCAGCGAGGCGTTGCTTGGGCGGGTTTACCTGCTTCGCGGGGAACTGGAGCAGGCAGCTGCCTGCCTGGACCGGGCGCTGGCGTGGATAGCGGAGGAACACTGGACGGCGTTCGAGCCCTTTGTTGACGGAGTCCGGGGCGAGACCTACCTTGCCGCCGGGCAACTGGAGGAAGCCGCGGCCCTGATTGACCGGTCCTGGGTGATGGCGGAGCTGGCAGGAGACCATTGCTACATGGCATTGGCGGCGGGCGCCGAGGCGCGGCTGTTCCTCGCCCACGGCGATCTCGCGGCGGCCGAACACTGGATTGGCCGCGGGCTCGAGCCCAAGCCGTGGTACCTCTGGTACTCGGCCCGGCTGCTGGACACGGCGGCGGAGGTTGCCCTAGCCAGCCGGTCTCGGCGTGCCTCGGAGTTCGTGGAGCGGCTGGCCGAGCTGGCCGGCCGGAGCGGAATGCGGGAGTTCACGGTGCGCGCGCAGTCACATAGGGCGGTGCTCGGTGACGAAGCGGCGGCGCAGGCTGTGCCGTGGCTGGCGAAGGAGATTGGGAATCCTGCGCTGGATGCGTTCCTGGCGCAGCGGCACGGCGTCCGGTGATGGAGCTTGTCGAGATCGAAGCACACCCGGGTTAAACAAAAAACAGGGCCTGCCAAACGGCAGACCCTGTTTTTATAGGAAACCTAACGGTCCCGGGTATCTAAGAAATTAGATAGCCTGGATGTTGGTGGCCTGGGGACCCTTGGGGCCCTGCTCGGTTTCGAAGGAGACCTTCTGGTTCTCTTCGAGGGAGCGGAAGCCGGAGGAGTTGATCGCAGAGTAGTGTGCGAAAACGTCCTGTGAGGAGTCATCGGGGGAAATGAAGCCGAAGCCCTTTTCAGCGTTAAACCATTTGACGGTACCAGTAGCCATTATTTATGTCCTTCGTGAAGGTGGAGGAACTGTCCCGACTTTCGGGTCCTCCGGTGTGGGGTGTTCAAAACCGCTACTTCAGAAGAACGAGGACTTTCGACCCCGCGTACTGCCTGAACTACCAAATACAAACACAACAACGATCTCTACTGTACACGGGTTTTCAGAGCGGATTTACCACGGGCATCAGCGGGATGTCCGGGACGGTGATGGACCGCGGCCCATCGAACCCCTGCATGAACACCGTGACGAAGCTGAGCGACACCGTGCCGCCGGATTCGGGCAGCTGGTTCTCGAAGTTGATGGTCCCCTTGCGCTGGCCCCCGGGCGGTATGTCGGGCTGCCAGGTGCTGCGGAAGGAATCAGCGTCGAACGTCGTGCCGTCCGGGCCGGTGAGGACGGCGTTGTGAAACAGCGGCAGTGACATGGAGCTGCCGGTGCCGTTCCGCACATGGATCTCCACCCGCGTGAAATGTGCGGTGCTCTGGATGCTGAGGACGGTCACCGTGACGCCCTGTGTTTCCGTCACCACCTGACGGGCCAGCCGTTGGGTGCCTTCCTCGTTCCCGGAAAAATAGCCGACGGCGTAACTCGCCCCGGCGGCCAGCAGCCACCCGCCGCCGCCGAGCAGGAGCAGCGTCACCAGCACTGTGGCGATGACCGGACGTGACCGTGGCGCAGCACGCGGTATGCCCTCAGCCGGCCCGGAAGGATGCGCGGTCCCGGCGCCATAGGATCCTCCACGGCTATCCGGGCGGCCCGGCCTCACCGGGCGCGCGGGCCGTGTCGGCTGGCCGAGGCTGGACGGCCGGTACTGCGGTTTAGGCCGTTTAGGTGCGGGCTGCGCCTTGTCTTTGAGGTAATCCAGCGCCTCCCCGCCCAGGGCAACGGCCAGGCCCATCGCCGGTGTGACGAACCACGTCCAGGTGGGCGTGAGCTCGGTCAGGAAAGCGGTCAGACTGTTGCCGATCAGCCCCACCACATTGATCGCGGCGGCGAAGAGCAGCGCCGAGCCTAGCCCCTTTTTCCTTGCAGCCGCCGGGGCGGTCTGGGGCCCCTCCCACCCGCCGGCTGCGGGCGGCGGTGCGCTGCCGCCGTCGTACGTCCCTTCAACAAAGCGGAGCCTGACCTGCCCGAACCGGACCTCATCGCCGTCGGTGAGTTCGGTGGGAGAGGTGATGGCGCGGCCGTTGACCCAGGTGCCGTTGCGCGAGTTTTGGTCGTCGAGGATGGTCCGGCCGTCAACCGAGGTCAGCAGGGCGTGCCGGCGGCTCACACCGGAAGCGGGCAGGCGCAGCCGTGAACCCTCGTCGCTGCCAACGGTCGTTTTGCCGTGCGGGATCACAATCCGGGTCCCCGCCGCCTCCCCGTTGACGACGACGAACGCGCTCCGCAACCCCGATGCATCCACGACTTCCCCGACCAGCCAGGAGGGCGCCGGCCCCCGAAAGGAGAAACACCGCCGCCGGCTCTGGCGGACGGCTTACTGTAAGTCTCCTCGTGGCGGGTGGGGCTGACAAGGAACGCGAAAAAGGGCCGCCCGGGACTTTTGCGCGGGCTTGCGCGGGCTTCGGCGGGGTGCGGACGTTCGTGCAGGTGGTAGCCGGTCAGGTGGCTCCGGCGCTTCCGGGGCTGTTTCCTAATGTCGGGACCATCGACCCTGCTCCCTGGCGGCCGGGTAGGCAACGCTTGCGTCAGCGCAACCTACCGGACGGCCCTGTCCGCGTTCACGCGGCCATACGCCCAGTACGTGCCCGTGCCGGAAATCTTGTCGGCGGTGGACTCCACATTTGCGCGGACGGATTGTTGCGTGGCGCCGGGATGCGAGCTCCAGGCAAGCGCGGCTGTGGCAGCGACGATGGGTGAGGACATTGAGGTGCCGTTGCCGACGTCGTACCCGAAGGAGCGGTTGTTCTGCGTCCCGAGGACGAAGGTGTGGTTCGGGAACGTCGAATACACATTGACTCCGGGCGCTGCGACGTCCACCCAGCTGGCTCCGTAGGTGGAGAAGGATGCCTTGGCGTCGGTGTTGTCGGTAGCGGCGACGGCAATAACGTTGGGGTATGCGCCCGGGTAGATCTTGGTCTGGTTGCCGCCGTTGCCTGCTGCGGCAACCAGCACCACGCCCTGATTCCAGGCGTTATTGACGGCAGCTTCGAGGGTCCGCGACGCCCGTACTCCGATGCTCATGTTGATGACCTTCGCACCGTTGCTGACAGCCCAGTTGATGCCGTTCGCGAGGCCTGAGCTGGATCCGACGCCGCTGTCGTTGAGCACTTTGCCGGCCAGGATCGTGCAACCCGGGCACACCCCGGCTACACCCATCGTGTTGTTGGCAGTGGCGGCAACGGTACCGGCGACGTGGGTGCCGTGGCCGTAATTGTCTTCGTTGGTGGCCGCACCGCTGTAGTTGGCGCGTGCAACAACTTTCGGGTTGATGTCCGGGTTGTCGCTTGCGACGCCTGAATCGAGAACGGCAACCTTTATGCCGCTACCGGTGGTGACGTTCCAGGCTTCCACGGCGTCGACGTCGGCGTCCGCTTTCCCTCCGGCGACGGACAGGGTGCCGGCGGTGTTGGTGAATGACTGACCGCTGTTTTGCAGGGCGTACTGGCGGGGGAAATACTCGTCCGACGTAGCGGCGGTGACCAACTCGTCCGGCTCGGCGTACTCCACAGCCGGGTTCCGGCCCAAGGCGTCAATGAGTTGAAGTTCTTTGCCGGCCGGTACTTTGAT
Protein-coding regions in this window:
- a CDS encoding SARP family transcriptional regulator, whose product is MAENWIRLLGPPAIESPGTTPLQPRGRKAWAVLAYLALQADGTGRSRTASLLFPDAADPLGALRWNLSELRRTLDGVTVAGDPLRLTLQPPWRCDALEVVDSAARPGVDPRRFGGELLEGLSFADSPVFDSWLADQRYRLDNCAQSLLYEAALAALASGAPAEAAELATLALHRDPFHADCNVVLVKALVALGEHRRAREHVTKCGNLYREELGLPLPAEIRRALSNAAPEADPGMPATVATVRSYLDAGGASLSAGAVDRGLDQLRLAVVLAQRNGDGHLIAESLVTLSGALIHQAGGRGAEVADFLHQALQAEGPDGASRTAAAAYRELGYLSVQRGVPDRAAGWLDRAMRAAEGFPDEQARILAIQGMLASDTARYDDAVASLTESGRLAKAIGNRRQQAFSEALLGRVYLLRGELEQAAACLDRALAWIAEEHWTAFEPFVDGVRGETYLAAGQLEEAAALIDRSWVMAELAGDHCYMALAAGAEARLFLAHGDLAAAEHWIGRGLEPKPWYLWYSARLLDTAAEVALASRSRRASEFVERLAELAGRSGMREFTVRAQSHRAVLGDEAAAQAVPWLAKEIGNPALDAFLAQRHGVR
- a CDS encoding cold-shock protein — its product is MATGTVKWFNAEKGFGFISPDDSSQDVFAHYSAINSSGFRSLEENQKVSFETEQGPKGPQATNIQAI
- a CDS encoding FHA domain-containing protein translates to MDASGLRSAFVVVNGEAAGTRIVIPHGKTTVGSDEGSRLRLPASGVSRRHALLTSVDGRTILDDQNSRNGTWVNGRAITSPTELTDGDEVRFGQVRLRFVEGTYDGGSAPPPAAGGWEGPQTAPAAARKKGLGSALLFAAAINVVGLIGNSLTAFLTELTPTWTWFVTPAMGLAVALGGEALDYLKDKAQPAPKRPKPQYRPSSLGQPTRPARPVRPGRPDSRGGSYGAGTAHPSGPAEGIPRAAPRSRPVIATVLVTLLLLGGGGWLLAAGASYAVGYFSGNEEGTQRLARQVVTETQGVTVTVLSIQSTAHFTRVEIHVRNGTGSSMSLPLFHNAVLTGPDGTTFDADSFRSTWQPDIPPGGQRKGTINFENQLPESGGTVSLSFVTVFMQGFDGPRSITVPDIPLMPVVNPL
- a CDS encoding S8 family serine peptidase, with amino-acid sequence MKRILVAGFAALVMGLGGIAAAVPSSAAAQSSPVTGQIMVKFRDPGAAAGVLRGHGLSEGPGIGSTGAQLIKVPAGKELQLIDALGRNPAVEYAEPDELVTAATSDEYFPRQYALQNSGQSFTNTAGTLSVAGGKADADVDAVEAWNVTTGSGIKVAVLDSGVASDNPDINPKVVARANYSGAATNEDNYGHGTHVAGTVAATANNTMGVAGVCPGCTILAGKVLNDSGVGSSSGLANGINWAVSNGAKVINMSIGVRASRTLEAAVNNAWNQGVVLVAAAGNGGNQTKIYPGAYPNVIAVAATDNTDAKASFSTYGASWVDVAAPGVNVYSTFPNHTFVLGTQNNRSFGYDVGNGTSMSSPIVAATAALAWSSHPGATQQSVRANVESTADKISGTGTYWAYGRVNADRAVR